TCCGACATGCCAAACCCATTCTCTGTGTCCTGAAGTATCTTTACAATCTCTTTCTCCCACAGTTCTCTCTCCTTATCCGGTGTTGCCGGAATACATCCCTCCATAACATCCCCATCGGAGGCCATTTTTACCTTCCTGAAGGTTTCATCCGACTTCACGTAATGAATGGACAGATAGGGTGCAAGTGTCTGGTACATACTGATTAAAACAACAATCAAACCGATCCAGAATATCGGATTTTTAAGATAATTTTTCAGATTCCTTTTTATGATTGCTTTCATAAGTCATCCCGCCTTTCTTTTTTCTACAAACAGCATAGCCTACAAATCACAACAAAAAAACAACAGCCATTTATTTCTGCTGTTGTTCTTCTAATACATAATTTTTAAACACTGCCTCAACTTCCGCACCGCCATCTGCTACATTTTTTATCAGCAGTTTCCCACCATGCCGTTCGCAGTAGATACGGCTGATATACATACCCATTCCAAAATGCTTTAAGTCATCCTGTGGATTCTCATGATAAAACGCCTGTGTCACCCTGTCGATATTTTCCTGAAATCCAATTCCGTCATCCCTGATACTCATTTTCAGATATTGGGGTGTCACTGTCAGCTTCAGCCTAACTTCCTGATTGGCATAGCGGAATGCGTTAGCCAACAGATTATCCGCTACTTCCATGATGATTTCCTCATCCGCAGTCAGTATTTCAGATTCTCTCACTGTCGTCACTGTAAAATTCTTTTCTGATTTTTCCACCACGACTTCTGCCAGAGCTTCTATCTGGTTTATCAACTGCCGGATATCTACCACGGAACAGTTTAATTCCCGTTCTTCCAATTTCGTCATCTTCCTCATACTATCAATAAAATGGTTCATCCGTTCAATCTGAAGCATACCGCCCCTTAACATCTCCATCATTTTCTCTTGATCAAGCATATCTTCCGGAACAAATTCCAAAAGCATTTCCTGATATCCCCGCATGATTGCAAGCGGCGAGCGGATATCATGGGCAATCGCTGCACGCAGTACCCGCTCATCTTCGATCATCTGCCAAAGTCTACGGTTATTTTCTTCCAACTGCCCACGCATCCTTTCAAATTCCCTGCACAGCATCCCCATCTCGTCCTCGTTCTCATAAGCCATATGAAAATCCAGATCTTCCTCCGCAATCATCTGTGATGCCATCTTCAGTTCCTGAATCGGTCTCTTTAATTTATTTTTGTAAAACAGGCTGACCGCAATTCCACATCCGGCAAAAGAAAAAAGCAATACTCCGTACGTCCGAAGGAAATCACAGGTTTCTGAAATATGCCAGTCCATTCTGCTCATTTTACTCTGATTCGGTCTCGGTACCACTACCTCAAAATTTTCATTGCGGTCATTCATTGCCTGATAATACTCGTCCTGATCCACGTACTTCCACCAGACCTCCTCCTGTATCTGCCCGGCAATCTCAATAATTGACACAGAAAGAAAAAAAGTGACAATCAAGCTGAGTATCGTATATAAAACCATTGTCTTTTTCAAGGATAAATTTCTTATCTTTTCCATCGATACCCCATCCCCCATACTGTCTCAATGTATTCTGTCTGCGTATATTCCGCCAGTTTCTTTCTCACTCTCCGGATCAGTTCCGTAACAACACGGCTGTCACCTTCCGCATCATAACCACACACCTTTTCGTATATCCGCTCCCTGTCAAAAACCTGTCCTGGATTCATGGACAAAAACTCAATGATTGCATATTCCAGCTTCGTAAGCTCCAAATCATTTTCACCGATCTGAACCCTCTTTGCTCCATAATCAATACTGAGGTCTCCGTGGAATCTGTATTCAGACTTCCCTTTATGACGCTCCTCACGCTTCAAATGTGCAATAATACGAGCATCCAGTTCTTTCAGACTAAACGGCTTCAGTATATAGTCATCCCCACCGGATAAAAGCCCGTTTACCCTGTCCTGCTCCTCCACTTTTGCCGTCAGGAAGATAATGGGACAAGTTACTTTGCCCCGGATACGTCTGCATACTTCTAATCC
The sequence above is drawn from the Dorea formicigenerans genome and encodes:
- a CDS encoding HAMP domain-containing sensor histidine kinase, coding for MEKIRNLSLKKTMVLYTILSLIVTFFLSVSIIEIAGQIQEEVWWKYVDQDEYYQAMNDRNENFEVVVPRPNQSKMSRMDWHISETCDFLRTYGVLLFSFAGCGIAVSLFYKNKLKRPIQELKMASQMIAEEDLDFHMAYENEDEMGMLCREFERMRGQLEENNRRLWQMIEDERVLRAAIAHDIRSPLAIMRGYQEMLLEFVPEDMLDQEKMMEMLRGGMLQIERMNHFIDSMRKMTKLEERELNCSVVDIRQLINQIEALAEVVVEKSEKNFTVTTVRESEILTADEEIIMEVADNLLANAFRYANQEVRLKLTVTPQYLKMSIRDDGIGFQENIDRVTQAFYHENPQDDLKHFGMGMYISRIYCERHGGKLLIKNVADGGAEVEAVFKNYVLEEQQQK
- a CDS encoding response regulator transcription factor; this translates as MAYRILIVDDDIELLKMLKNYFEIKRYDVMMAEDGTDALEKIHKKPDIILLDINMPKIDGLEVCRRIRGKVTCPIIFLTAKVEEQDRVNGLLSGGDDYILKPFSLKELDARIIAHLKREERHKGKSEYRFHGDLSIDYGAKRVQIGENDLELTKLEYAIIEFLSMNPGQVFDRERIYEKVCGYDAEGDSRVVTELIRRVRKKLAEYTQTEYIETVWGMGYRWKR